One genomic segment of Thermonema lapsum includes these proteins:
- a CDS encoding Glu/Leu/Phe/Val family dehydrogenase — MDVNTLNPTQLQSSVFSELEHLQHEQVMFCYDKATGLKAIIAIHNTVLGPATGGTRMWMYENEADALRDVLRLSRGMTLKNAISGLNLGGGKAVIIGDPRKHKSEMLFRSFGKFVNNLGGKYITAEDVGISTQDMEYVAMETSYVAGKPESLGGSGDPSPVTAYGVYMGMKASAKKVYGNDSLQGKRVAVQGAGHVGIHLIEHLVKEGAVVFVSDIYEDRLKAAQEKGAQVIENPDSIYDLDMDIYAPCALGATVNDNTLERLKCAIIAGAANNQLEDEVRHAKMCQEKGILYAPDFLINAGGIINVYTEIALPVYNRQRAYEQTERIYDFTLALFEKAEKENITTHEAALRTAMERIHNAAKLKSRI; from the coding sequence ATGGATGTGAATACCCTTAACCCCACCCAACTGCAAAGCTCGGTATTTAGCGAGCTGGAGCACTTGCAGCACGAGCAGGTGATGTTTTGTTACGACAAAGCCACCGGACTCAAAGCCATCATAGCCATTCACAATACCGTATTGGGACCAGCTACTGGCGGTACCCGCATGTGGATGTACGAAAACGAAGCTGATGCTTTGCGTGATGTGCTGCGTTTGTCGCGTGGAATGACCCTTAAAAACGCCATCTCCGGCTTGAACTTAGGCGGTGGCAAAGCCGTGATTATCGGCGACCCTCGTAAGCACAAATCGGAAATGCTCTTCCGTTCATTTGGCAAATTTGTCAACAATCTGGGGGGCAAGTACATCACCGCCGAAGATGTAGGCATTTCTACCCAAGATATGGAATATGTGGCAATGGAGACCTCTTATGTAGCCGGCAAGCCGGAAAGCTTGGGTGGCAGTGGTGACCCCTCACCGGTTACTGCCTATGGCGTGTACATGGGCATGAAGGCTTCTGCCAAAAAAGTGTATGGAAACGATAGCTTGCAGGGCAAGCGCGTGGCAGTGCAAGGAGCCGGGCATGTGGGTATCCACCTGATTGAGCACCTGGTAAAAGAAGGCGCTGTGGTGTTTGTCAGCGACATCTACGAAGACCGTCTCAAAGCAGCCCAAGAAAAAGGGGCACAAGTAATTGAAAACCCTGACAGCATTTACGACCTTGACATGGACATCTACGCCCCTTGTGCTTTGGGCGCCACCGTCAACGACAATACTTTGGAGCGCTTGAAATGTGCTATCATTGCCGGTGCTGCCAACAACCAACTGGAAGATGAAGTGCGTCATGCCAAGATGTGTCAAGAAAAGGGCATCTTATATGCGCCCGACTTTCTTATCAATGCCGGTGGCATCATCAACGTATATACCGAAATAGCGCTGCCTGTTTACAACCGTCAGCGTGCCTACGAGCAAACCGAGCGTATTTATGATTTTACGCTTGCTCTCTTCGAAAAAGCCGAAAAAGAAAATATAACTACGCACGAAGCAGCTTTGCGCACCGCTATGGAGCGTATTCATAATGCTGCCAAGCTCAAAAGCCGTATATAG